In Actinomyces weissii, a genomic segment contains:
- a CDS encoding DivIVA domain-containing protein, with amino-acid sequence MLLTSTQVTEARFPATEYQDGYDIHSVDTYLDQITSTLRAWEHGASDGEGKAILRSQDVHDVIFPITTAVDEEGYSVEQIDDFLDEVVRTLQHYEARANANVPGRPLTAEDVSHLVFTTVKLQEGYDREQVDTVRDKITQTLRAREAGTWVGGPYGMLTSTDVRQLGFQRTMFHTGYEPNEVNAFLDDVARTLAGYEAQSA; translated from the coding sequence ATGCTGCTGACCTCCACCCAAGTGACTGAAGCACGGTTTCCTGCCACCGAGTACCAGGACGGCTACGACATCCACTCCGTGGACACCTACCTGGACCAGATCACCAGCACCCTGCGCGCCTGGGAGCACGGAGCCAGCGACGGCGAGGGCAAGGCCATCCTGCGGTCCCAGGACGTCCACGACGTCATCTTCCCGATAACCACCGCGGTGGACGAGGAAGGCTACTCGGTGGAGCAGATCGACGACTTCCTGGACGAGGTGGTGCGCACCCTGCAGCATTACGAGGCCCGCGCCAACGCGAACGTGCCGGGGCGCCCGCTCACCGCCGAGGACGTCAGCCACCTGGTCTTCACCACCGTCAAGCTCCAGGAGGGCTACGACCGCGAGCAGGTGGACACGGTGCGGGACAAGATAACGCAGACGCTGCGCGCCCGGGAGGCCGGCACCTGGGTCGGCGGCCCTTACGGCATGCTCACCTCCACCGACGTCCGCCAGCTCGGTTTCCAGCGGACCATGTTCCACACCGGCTATGAGCCCAATGAGGTCAACGCCTTCCTCGACGACGTGGCCCGCACGCTAGCAGGCTACGAGGCCCAGTCGGCCTGA
- a CDS encoding LutC/YkgG family protein yields the protein MDAKTAILARARDAIARSQQGRPVLEVPRNYIRTGEHAPGSEPVVADMVEKLEDYSAQVSLAPEEAEVAEAIATFLDEAQARSVVVPDGLPEAYKKAAGRGGRTVHEDSRETPIPTLELDQIDAVVTCARVGISMSGTICLDGEPDQGRRAISLVPDTHVVVLERESIMPTVPQAVDVLGQHPTRPTTWIAGGSATSDIELVRVNGVHGPRNLRVVIAH from the coding sequence AGACCGCAATCCTCGCCCGCGCACGCGACGCCATCGCCCGCTCCCAGCAGGGCCGCCCCGTGCTGGAGGTGCCACGCAACTACATCCGCACCGGGGAGCACGCCCCCGGCTCCGAGCCGGTGGTGGCCGACATGGTGGAGAAGCTGGAGGACTACTCCGCCCAGGTGTCCCTGGCCCCGGAGGAGGCGGAGGTGGCTGAGGCGATCGCCACCTTCCTGGACGAGGCGCAGGCCCGTAGCGTGGTGGTCCCCGACGGTCTGCCGGAGGCCTACAAGAAGGCTGCGGGCCGCGGCGGGCGGACCGTCCACGAGGACTCCCGCGAGACGCCCATCCCGACCCTGGAGCTGGACCAGATCGACGCCGTCGTCACCTGTGCCCGCGTGGGGATCTCCATGTCCGGCACCATCTGCCTGGACGGCGAGCCGGACCAGGGGCGCCGCGCGATCTCCCTGGTGCCGGACACGCACGTGGTGGTGCTGGAGCGTGAGTCGATCATGCCGACGGTCCCGCAGGCGGTGGACGTCCTGGGGCAGCACCCCACCCGCCCCACCACCTGGATCGCAGGCGGCTCCGCCACCAGCGACATCGAGCTGGTGCGGGTCAACGGCGTGCACGGCCCCCGCAACCTGCGAGTGGTTATCGCGCACTGA
- a CDS encoding ATP-binding protein, producing MTARVILLTGPSGSGKTSLLRHVGAQRLNLDNFYRDGDEAGMPLLDGTFSGAQGVDRAQAMSQIDWDNPLAWDSGRALEAILSLCRTGVTQVPVYSIPDNATIDHTTLDIGSTRAFVAEGVFAAELIERCRQAGVLAEALVLRRPRLCSWWFRLRRDLAERRKPLYVLLTRGLRLAQAEPAAVAKWVEQGCRPVSRHECAALIAELIGSPETSTSPGSQRA from the coding sequence GTGACCGCCCGCGTGATCCTCCTGACCGGCCCCTCCGGCTCCGGCAAGACCTCCCTGCTACGCCACGTGGGAGCACAGCGCCTTAACCTGGACAACTTCTACCGCGACGGCGACGAGGCAGGCATGCCCCTGCTGGACGGCACCTTCTCAGGCGCGCAGGGCGTGGACCGGGCCCAGGCCATGAGCCAGATCGACTGGGACAACCCGCTCGCCTGGGACAGCGGACGCGCCCTGGAAGCGATCCTGTCCCTGTGCCGCACCGGGGTGACCCAGGTGCCTGTCTACTCGATCCCCGACAACGCCACCATCGACCACACCACCCTGGACATCGGCAGCACCCGGGCCTTCGTGGCCGAAGGGGTCTTCGCGGCAGAGCTGATAGAGCGGTGCCGCCAGGCCGGGGTCCTGGCTGAGGCCCTGGTACTCAGGCGCCCCCGTCTGTGCTCCTGGTGGTTCCGGCTGCGCCGTGACCTGGCCGAGCGGCGCAAGCCCCTTTACGTGCTGCTCACCCGAGGGCTGCGCCTGGCCCAGGCCGAGCCGGCTGCCGTCGCCAAGTGGGTGGAGCAGGGCTGCCGCCCCGTGAGCCGCCACGAGTGCGCGGCGCTGATAGCTGAGCTCATTGGCTCCCCCGAGACCTCGACCAGCCCAGGCAGCCAGCGGGCCTGA
- a CDS encoding alpha-hydroxy acid oxidase yields the protein MVKRQVPNPAEIFELLHFKTPDLNGRRRRLAACQTIWDLRKVAKRRTPAAAFDYTDGAAEGELSLRRARQAFRDVELHPDILRPAVDVDTSCEILGGPSSMPFGIAPTGFTRLMQTEGEVAGAGAAGAAGIPFTLSTLGTTSIEDVKAANPQGRNWFQLYVMRQREISYGLVERAAAAGFDTLMFTVDTPVAGARLRDKRNGFSIPPQITAGTVLNAIPRPWWWFDFLTTPKLEFASLSSTGGTVGELLDSAMDPTISYEDLKVIRSMWDGKIVIKGVQNIPDAKRLLDHGVDGILLSNHGGRQLDRAPIPFRLLPELVREVGSDATVMIDTGIMNGADVVAACALGAKFSLVGRAYLYGLMAGGRQGVDRAIAILREELVRTMKLLGVSSIAELEPRHVTQLTRLVPVHSQVKAAADQLSR from the coding sequence ATGGTCAAACGACAGGTCCCCAACCCCGCCGAGATCTTTGAGCTGCTGCACTTCAAGACCCCGGACCTGAACGGGCGCCGCCGTCGCCTTGCCGCCTGCCAGACGATCTGGGACCTGCGCAAGGTGGCCAAGCGCCGCACCCCCGCCGCCGCCTTCGACTACACCGACGGCGCCGCCGAGGGCGAGCTCTCACTGCGCCGCGCCCGCCAGGCCTTCCGGGACGTAGAGCTCCACCCCGACATCCTGCGCCCCGCCGTCGACGTGGACACCTCCTGCGAGATCCTGGGCGGCCCCTCCTCCATGCCCTTCGGCATCGCCCCGACCGGCTTCACCCGCCTCATGCAGACAGAGGGCGAGGTCGCCGGGGCCGGGGCCGCCGGGGCCGCCGGGATCCCCTTCACCCTCTCCACCCTGGGCACCACCTCGATCGAGGACGTCAAGGCCGCCAACCCCCAGGGACGCAACTGGTTCCAGCTCTACGTCATGCGCCAGCGGGAGATCTCCTACGGCCTGGTGGAGCGCGCCGCGGCGGCTGGCTTCGACACCCTCATGTTCACGGTGGACACGCCGGTGGCCGGAGCCCGACTGCGGGACAAGCGCAACGGCTTCTCGATCCCGCCGCAGATCACCGCCGGGACGGTCCTGAACGCGATCCCCCGCCCCTGGTGGTGGTTCGACTTCCTGACCACGCCCAAGCTGGAGTTCGCCTCCCTGAGCTCCACCGGCGGTACCGTCGGCGAGCTGCTGGACTCCGCCATGGACCCCACCATCAGCTACGAGGACCTGAAGGTCATCCGCAGCATGTGGGACGGCAAGATCGTCATCAAGGGCGTGCAGAACATCCCCGACGCCAAGCGCCTCCTGGACCACGGCGTGGACGGCATCCTCCTGTCCAACCACGGCGGCCGCCAGCTGGACCGCGCCCCCATCCCCTTCCGCCTGCTGCCTGAGCTGGTACGGGAGGTCGGCAGCGACGCCACCGTCATGATCGACACCGGCATCATGAACGGCGCCGACGTCGTGGCCGCCTGCGCCCTGGGGGCCAAGTTCTCCCTGGTCGGGCGCGCCTACCTCTACGGGCTCATGGCCGGAGGACGCCAGGGGGTGGACCGGGCGATCGCGATCCTGCGCGAGGAGCTGGTGCGCACCATGAAGCTGCTGGGCGTCTCCAGCATCGCGGAGCTGGAGCCCCGCCACGTCACCCAGCTGACCCGGCTGGTGCCGGTGCACAGCCAGGTCAAGGCCGCCGCCGACCAGCTCAGCCGCTGA